In Neovison vison isolate M4711 chromosome 11, ASM_NN_V1, whole genome shotgun sequence, one genomic interval encodes:
- the PNOC gene encoding prepronociceptin produces the protein MKILLCDLLLLSLISSVSGSCQKDCLTCREKLRPAPDSFSLEVCILECEGKVFRSPLWTPCTKVMAKGSWQLSPADPEHVAAALYQPSTSEMELKRMPRIRSLIPAQKETEPGMDEAGDMEQKQLQKRFGGFTGARKSARKLANQKRFSEFMRQYLVLSMQSSQRRRTLNQNGHV, from the exons ATGAAAATCCTGCTTTGTGACCTCCTGCTGCTCAGCCTCATCTCCAGTGTGTCCGGCAGCTGCCAGAAGGACTGTCTGACCTGCCGAGAGAAGCTCCGCCCGGCTCCCGACAGCTTCAGCCTTGAG GTATGCATCCTTGAGTGTGAAGGGAAGGTCTTCAGAAGCCCACTCTGGACTCCATGCACCAAGGTCATGGCCAAGGGCTCTTGGCAGCTCAGCCCTGCTGACCCAGAGCACGTGGCAGCTGCCCTTTACCAGCCAAGCACCTCCGAGATGGAGCTGAAGCGTATGCCTCGCATTAGGAGCCTCATCCCAgcccagaaagagacagagcccgGCATGGATGAGGCTGGAGACATGGAGCAGAAGCAGCTGCAGAAGAGGTTTGGGGGTTTCACCGGGGCCCGGAAGTCGGCCCGGAAGTTGGCCAACCAGAAGCGGTTCAGTGAGTTTATGAGGCAGTACCTGGTCCTGAGCATGCAGTCCAGCCAGCGCCGGCGCACCCTGAATCAGAATGGTCATGTGTAG